In one Silene latifolia isolate original U9 population chromosome 10, ASM4854445v1, whole genome shotgun sequence genomic region, the following are encoded:
- the LOC141609205 gene encoding RNA-binding protein involved in heterochromatin assembly dri1 codes for MSSPGDWLCGACQHVNFKKRESCQKCNFPKYGSQADIPYYAYNSNASNRTEVLAGDWYCQSMSCGAHNYASRTNCFRCGNYKCDYGTVGYGGSDMMMSSGGYGSSDQQQQLLPGWKTGDWICVRPGCGLHNYACRMECYKCRTPKDFGGAM; via the exons ATGAGCAGCCCAGGAGATTGGTTGTGTGGCGCATGTCAACATGTGAATTTCAAGAAGAGGGAATCATGTCAAAAGTGTAATTTCCCCAAGTACGGAAGTCAGGCCGACATTCCCTACTATGCTTACAACAGCAATGCCAGTAACAGGACAGAGGTCTTGGCCGGGGACTGGTATTGTCAGAGCATGAGCTGTGGGGCCCACAACTATGCCAGCCGAACGAATTGTTTCCGTTGTGGAAACTACAAGTGTGATTATGGAACTGTTGGGTATGGAGGTAGTGACATGATGATGAGTTCCGGAGGATATGGCAGTTCTGATCAACAACAGCAACTTCTTCCTGGTTGGAAAACCGGTGACTGGATTTGTGTTAG ACCCGGATGTGGTTTACACAACTACGCGTGCAGGATGGAATGCTATAAATGCAGAACACCAAAGGATTTTG GTGGAGCAATGTAA